TCCACACTTCAAGCCCAACAGACATTCGTGTGAAGGACTTGTTAGAGTATAAAATCGATCTTAGAAGTTCAACCATCAACTTAAACTTTTGGTTGAGATGCTTTCTTGACAATGATTAAACACGTTGATTCACAAAAAGGGGACCGAATCCTATACCCCATTTTTGTATATCATTACATTTACATATAGAGCTACTTAATATAAAACACACAATTATTTTGATGACACGATATCTAAGAAAAAACAAATGGtaacaaactaggtcaaacaCTGAACTTAAGACAAATGATCCACGATATCAACAATGACTAAAACTGACATTAAATCATCTACCTCCTATCTATAAGACCGTAATACACCCGATACACCCAAGAATTTCCCAAGCCAAAAAACATTAAACTAACGATGATAACCTCCTAGGTCCCACCCAATCACACATTCACACCCAAATACATATTCCCGACCACCTCTTCTTGTTTAAAACCGTCGAAATTTGAAATAACTCTTACACTCGATCAAACTAaggatgaaaataaaataaaaaaggtttttATGTTAAAACGATCTTAAGGAAAATCAAACATATCGAACCCCAAACATTAAAGCGTCgtcatcaatactatatattaaatccagaaaccaagggacttcaatgtaattaaagaaagttatacaaattaattatactatatagttttaaatcaatagcatcgTGTGATGGACCATGGACCCAATTGAGGGATCTCAAtgaaaatattatatagtttgggttaaaattaaattatgtagaaacttgataattttcctaaacatgaaGATtccctaaaataaaataattaattaagatgatcaatttccttaaaataaattaTACTATGTTGCGTAATTCTTTCtatttgatttaatacatatatgtaatttatttatataaatatataatcctcttaaaattgcatgcctaagtagtaaaattAATTTCgtaagtaaagaaaagaattgtagtaacattggatataattatatgatagtaatcactcatttgaatagtaaaagtaacaatattatcagtgagattagtgaaagtgatataaataacaacgggagtagtgaaataatcaatattaatgcggcaatagtgaaagtaacaataattacggcgggagtagtgaaattatcaatattaatgcggctgTAGTGACAGTAAcgataattacggcgggagtaggaaaagtaacaatgattacgggcaagtagtgaaatgttattactattgtttcattattaagagtaaaatattaatagcgagagtagtgaatttgtctcaaaatttatttcatcgtaattttaggatatgtcatagaaaaatatattaatgataaatttatgggttatccAACTTTAAataaatttatttaataaaaaaaaattaatggtaagtagaggtagcccgggcttCGCCCGCCACCAATACTAGTCATGCTATAAACGCGTATCTTTTCCCGTCAAAATACACTTTTTCCACCTCTTTATTACACTACTATAACTCCATTTATTacttatattaatattattattttcaaTATATTTCCCTAATTTCTAATTTCACTCACATTCCCCTCTCTCTAAAACCCCCAATATTTTCTCTCTCTTCATTTCCCCAATTCAatttttttccccaaatttcaATTAATCCAATTTCAATCGATAAATCAAATCACCCAATCCCTAATTCACCCCAAAATTAGATGTCGACGACGTCGTCGACTCCCAACACGTCGTCGTATTGGTGTTACAGATGCAATCGATTCGTTAGGgttttcaacaacaacaacctcgaTTCAATGATTTGCCCTGATTGCAACGGCGGATTTGTCGAACAAATCGACTCTCCACGACGTCGTTTTCCCTCCACCACCGTCTCCTCCGCCGCAAACCCCACCATATCCTCATCCCCTCGCCTCCGTCGCAGCCGTCGTAACGGCGGCGATCGATCTCCGTTCAACCCCGTCATCGTGTTACGTGCCCCGTCTGAAGATATAGCTGCTGTCAACGCCGCCGTCGCCGGAGGCGGCGGCGGCGGTTACGAGCTGTACTACGACGACGGAGGCGGTTCAGGTCTAAGACCACTTCCACCCAGCGTTTCCGAGTTTTTACTCGGTTCGGGTTTCGATCGGTTACTTGATCAGCTTGCTCAGCTTGAAATGAACGGAATTCAGAGGTCGGAACAACCGCCGGCATCGAAAGCGGCTATCGAATCGATGCCGACTATTAAAATTGTTGATAATCATGTTAATTTAGATTCGCATTGTGCTGTGTGTAAAGAGGCGTTTGAATTGGGTGTAGAAGCGAGGGAAATGCCTTGTAAACATATTTATCACAGTGATTGTATACTTCCATGGTTGAATTTACGGAATTCGTGTCCCGTTTGTCGACACGAGCTGGCGACCGACGTTTCCACCTCGCTGGCGTCGCCAGCGAGGCCGAATGTGGTCGAAAGCGGTGAGGATGAGACGGTTGGGTTGACGATTTGGAGGTTACCGGGTGGAGGGTTTGCTGTAGGTAGGTTTTCCGGTGGGAGACGGGCTGGTGGGAGCGGGGGTGAGAGGGAATTACCGGTTGTTTATACGGAGATGGACGGCGGGTTTAATAATCAAGGTGGCGGAGTTCCGAGGAGGATTTCGTGGGGGAGTAGAGGTGGGAGTCATAGGGAGAGTGGTGGGATTAGGAGAGCTTTGAGAAATTTGTTTTCTTGTTTTaatggcggtggtggtggggtGATGGGGAATTTGGAGGATTCCACGAGTTCTAGCTCG
The Silene latifolia isolate original U9 population chromosome 11, ASM4854445v1, whole genome shotgun sequence genome window above contains:
- the LOC141612429 gene encoding putative E3 ubiquitin-protein ligase RHC2A, yielding MSTTSSTPNTSSYWCYRCNRFVRVFNNNNLDSMICPDCNGGFVEQIDSPRRRFPSTTVSSAANPTISSSPRLRRSRRNGGDRSPFNPVIVLRAPSEDIAAVNAAVAGGGGGGYELYYDDGGGSGLRPLPPSVSEFLLGSGFDRLLDQLAQLEMNGIQRSEQPPASKAAIESMPTIKIVDNHVNLDSHCAVCKEAFELGVEAREMPCKHIYHSDCILPWLNLRNSCPVCRHELATDVSTSLASPARPNVVESGEDETVGLTIWRLPGGGFAVGRFSGGRRAGGSGGERELPVVYTEMDGGFNNQGGGVPRRISWGSRGGSHRESGGIRRALRNLFSCFNGGGGGVMGNLEDSTSSSSDSRSRSLSIFGSGSRRNRGFDLGGRVRRW